From Amia ocellicauda isolate fAmiCal2 chromosome 12, fAmiCal2.hap1, whole genome shotgun sequence, a single genomic window includes:
- the znf1035 gene encoding zinc finger protein 1035: MAHSLGGDHRWRHKRPLLGEAATEAADGDMAAVVSGAPHGEEELSRHIQNLIAQELGACCISERDSGGDRPPAPYKLPRVPPDEHQDATQRPPLPPLPPLLYQGPPLSAMGDAVLSAPVPDSRWVPPCPLGVSGGGAAGSPGFLSNCSVSTDARPCQDSGVIAPPLSFPLSFFSSSPTISSLKRNADASSVYQHSDVTLCSDTTASLESSPAPHGRLTSNPASPATVWPSGEAREDRTQPATLPSPSTLSAAEIHPTLLWSSVTTAPTNTVAAMEQSWAEGAGAATGSLGNTMGIHLSAQAHSAPGSPQDHYSNISSPEEAAADRPWSGEEADDDDDDDDDDLDKKDEPEEEEAGGDARKPGSPPHPAQALEQALAEPCSRDTKEDSQFTTTAATIYNAATHVEIMSGLSLDPSQPPSHAESYQDVRKGDLSGCTEEGTNFNTDQHPSSAFLQQYSDVSDCGASDSEAVGGGCGEGLGWVAKGVFHPGEREEKKETNKKEMEEEEKKEEMEEEQKMGEEEEKEGKEKGELMEEEEQKKGEGKEKLEEEQKMGEEEEMEGEEKKEEEKEVKKIKEGKRAETQEQAGVEEGAGSLCSEGNPLMGGRSGIGEGSHETVTSISNLGPPALTLCTHRALGLVKTDSITHGYNQGEVEGGLGKKDEGASTDEDLGECQAGANTKKGPWEKEVPSSKDCQREEEEEEEEDIAEQAQAPPLQSDRVLRLANLERGELGEDWGASGETRTDTDKEQEEDSEEGCSWLAGDEAGADCEEEEAARVGRPGLVPQAVPLIQLQRRFLPVVVLVGGAGGTVETQPGDERVYRCRACQERVADLQSLLQHYHTCHHATDSLHACHTCGRFFTTQDITREHSCSQQAVEEKKHGSKRTVGHLKCSYCSLSFRRRYLLHSHERIHTGVTPYRCKRCGHYFAQNSTLFRHYRNVPNCATRQEPGGGGGGFPRPIGICPPAEFSHGHPYAKLADCFVKLVDFREEKKKGKAAAGQPLAAAPPLAATHVCGECGKAFRKRSQLVTHSRVHSDERPFRCPSCPKSFKFPANRFTHMKLSCPGQAARLANRRVRLKNVAGGPYRCPLCPRIFKYSFNRHRHLRDQCLREYARLGRGRRGGLYKCALCSSTFVSTSNRNRHMRTVCLKDYTRRENQRSRQGQGQGQGQGQGHGEKNKQPQFQKQTLESSDFRFSCSYCPATFAFLSGKCRHMRKHRQAEKGQRSCLKRAVVPRETREGGGDGKDGRSHSTHLPLTCGYCSRRFGTNYQLRTHQRSHTGERPYRCLECGRAFTQSSNLQRHQKIHRRKGVPCLVCRKLCATVGELLKHRQEHVQRGQLQCPECPQQFKYPSFLRRHLLSHRRQQGEPEQPQYRCEVCEKSFVQLASFHQHLDGHLGQTEFRCLSCPQVFSSIKSLKLHRYQHRRGESRPSQHRCRFCSKAFSAASALMRHIRIHTGERPFSCARCGERFARQEPLKVHGAKCPGVCRGVEGQEGATKVKVKEEKVEAEEKEAEEEKFKFKCQYCPKVFAWPSGQNRHHNNHRAGRLVPCPHCGKCYRPVRLLTHAKACGAAADPSQPGSGNAHVCDKCGRTFSQSGHSISRCNKCKGAPPLVPHLALPPAPAERDYKHKCQFCPKAFAWSSNLSRHHQNHADGKLIPCSHCAKCYTRVRLPSHQKTCSSNPQTSTPLSRKGGCDGHQKVQLPRSDAQHRYQCQFCPMTLAGPGSLQKHHRSHQDKKLFPCIRCGRCYEKPDLAKHESTCTDLLSHGWRSAPTSWAHSCTKCGRGFNRKDNRDTHQRRCGTKGFKGPMGPRTPGDRGGGGGGGGGGGGVVAGRNKCPHCPISFSSRTMLQRHVAVHTGVRPFPCQHCGHTFARLDHCLLHEGRCQGVFRPRKRRRVVQEEGGVEKEDARSSEPGKPGEGEFCCKFCSKVFSRARNLRRHILTHTDVKPYRCTRCQACFSRHDHLRLHRNRCQARRQVTTHQAGCRLEVRVEKLNPSQLAGGGGWRPGEGAFHCSTCGKSFYARVNLARHVAMLHTTNKPFHCSRCGNTFTMQRSLKTHQINCRVSSAHAKDKRKHTHQQSQREGEEEKEGEDGEDGEDGEAKPCRETSKLLKRIQRHYSDQRQFRCSYCPRKFHTKEQRRTHTRLHTGERPYGCANCGERFIRRDYLKRHLFKCHPGPPSPQPLSPGVGESALCERCGQFFSGPEHLRSHLRSCVVCPRSPERSKKIPSVPMQENRGFSCASCGERFLLFSQLQHHFLSIHREDTYTMSPKSKLAGTAIVSAVPQLSVRVKEEPVDQEYEPAAPVLPGSGRELRSGGMGANPGPQQSREVEKAHPCSYCLLRFCSRGALSMHLRTHTGDWPFACPGCRRGYLRRDQLHNHQRKCHGAIATSPPPPSAPPSAPTCQAVKQEEEEAAVSVPDAIPPAPPPSRDMVLVINSGPKATGTGVLQTGFSCKPSRLGGETGGGGGEGVDSGERRHSPRMPQSSKYQCPDCDQSFTDGLLLICHLEEHERHAGRGAGGGEGKSRGGGVGGVAEGERHHCDHCGKSFSQAEALQRHRRLHGARVPYTCPHCPRTFRYSSELERHRVLHDLTRPHVCPVCAYRFNSSSSLSAHCRINHQGKGGGVHKDNGSQEPFRCQLCSNVYQSKKTYQRHMKQKHTTTGSVEEQREREREAGSRQRTQEEDDEDEEVDVEDVDVEVEIEDDDQRGEENDDNRDGYFEEEEEEEEEEGEDSDSAPYFPCHVCGKTFPTSESLEDHQRCHLGEKPHECAECGRCFFQLAHLQQHERSHRSEFQCLPCGRGFVSLFALRKHRRTHGKGRPNRCPKCSLCFRRPYRLAEHLATAHRGDNFPCDLCDLTFSSKLSRALHRKGHIQPLGGLPMPLPPPPPLLPPSPPSTSSSSSSHSVSYPTSGQDLQYPCTVCRLRFADIAQLSEHGCLPCPERPHPCPHCPLHFLTHAHLQKHQLSHRLCTPVHSYQCSRCHMAFSYLHHFTNHMKRHARDDGVGPKVTSSAGAGAKGVGTEGQSGFQCPHCALSFADGPHLAEHLREHLQTKPYQCHTCGKHFVRKSNLTVHQRGHVGEAQYECTECACSFPGIQAFRRHLCARRQQSQESPVSGPAHVDNPHSPPPSSSSSTSTLSRSPSRSPAHSSSPRSQAGSTLDCQVCGKLFSDPAKLRRHQRYHVGESPFECQLCGNRFPNPRKLQEHHCPGRLSAAGLTATSEAPAHSQHRLQCPRCPQSFTNMRGFLKHQRQCRPPAATPQWSPSQGSGDAGEGGELQCDMCWMSFTQVSQLRRHQETHVGEVVYECPDCEKAFASFQLLQQHQTVHSALPHEVTETHSHAHPSQAPQDPQAQPLYTDASTSSQYMVNGEFLF; encoded by the coding sequence ATGGCTCACAGCCTGGGAGGAGATCACAGGTGGCGCCACAAACGACCTCTGCTGGGAGAGGCGGCAACGGAGGCAGCTGATGGGGACATGGCCGCTGTGGTGTCAGGGGCCCCCCATGGAGAAGAGGAGCTGTCGAGACACATCCAGAACCTCATCGCCCAGGAGCTGGGGGCCTGCTGCATCTCTGAACGGGATAGTGGGGGGGACAGGCCACCAGCACCCTACAAACTCCCTCGGGTTCCTCCTGATGAGCATCAGGATGCCACGCAGAGGCCGCCCCTTCCCCCTCTGCCACCACTGCTGTACCAAGGACCTCCCCTCTCTGCCATGGGAGACGCCGTGCTCTCTGCCCCTGTGCCAGATTCTCGCTGGGTCCCCCCTTGCCCGCTGGGGGTCTCGGGTGGTGGAGCTGCAGGCTCACCCGGTTTCTTGTCGAACTGTTCCGTGAGCACAGATGCTCGCCCATGCCAGGACTCTGGGGTCATTGCGCCCCCCCTCTCCTTCCCCTtatccttcttctcctcctctccgACCATTTCCTCCTTGAAGAGAAATGCAGACGCCAGCTCTGTGTACCAGCACTCTGACGTTACACTCTGCTCGGACACTACAGCCAGCCTGGAATCCAGTCCCGCTCCCCATGGACGCTTAACCTCTAACCCCGCCAGCCCAGCCACAGTGTGGCCATCAGGGGAGGCCAGAGAGGACCGCACCCAGCCTGCCACTCTTCCTTCGCCATCTACTCTGTCTGCTGCTGAGATTCATCCGACTTTACTGTGGTCATCTGTTACCACAGCTCCTACGAACACCGTAGCTGCCATGGAACAGAGTTGGGCCGAGGGGGCAGGAGCAGCTACAGGGTCTCTAGGCAACACCATGGGCATTCATCTCTCTGCGCAGGCCCACTCTGCACCAGGGAGCCCCCAGGACCACTATTCCAACATCAGCAGCCCAGAGGAGGCAGCGGCAGATAGGCCCTGGTCTGGGGAGGAGGCTGacgatgatgacgatgatgacgACGATGACCTTGACAAAAAAGACGagccggaggaggaggaggcaggaggGGATGCTAGGAAGCCTGGGTCACCTCCCCACCCAGCCCAGGCACTGGAGCAAGCTCTTGCAGAACCCTGTTCTAGAGACACGAAAGAGGACTCTCAgtttactactactgctgctactattTACAATGCTGCCACCCACGTCGAGATTATGTCGGGGCTCAGTCTTGACCCTTCACAGCCACCGAGCCATGCAGAGTCCTATCAAGATGTGAGAAAGGGTGACCTCAGTGGCTGCACTGAAGAGGGTACAAACTTTAATACCGACCAGCACCCCTCCTCTGCCTTTCTGCAGCAGTATTCCGATGTGAGCGACTGCGGGGCTTCCGACTCAGAGGCGGTGGGTGGTGGCTGTGGGGAGGGGCTGGGCTGGGTTGCTAAGGGAGTCTTCcatcctggagagagagaggagaagaaggagaccAATAAGAAagagatggaggaggaggagaaaaaggaggagatggaggaggAGCAGAAGATGGGTgaggaggaagagaaggaggggaAGGAGAAAGGGGAGCTCATGGAAGAAGAGGAACAGAAGAAGGGGGAGGGCAAGGAGAAGTTGGAGGAGGAGCAGAAGATGGGTGAGGAGGAAGAGATGGAAGGAGAGGAGAAAAAGGAAGAAGAGAAGGAAGTGAAGAAGATAAAGGAGGGGAAGAGGGCAGAAACCCAGGAACAAGCTGGTGTTGAGGAGGGAGCCGGGTCCTTGTGTTCTGAGGGCAATCCCCTGATGGGGGGCCGGTCTGGAATCGGGGAGGGCAGCCACGAGACGGTAACCTCCATCAGCAACCTGGGCCCTCCTGCCCTCACCCTCTGTACCCACAGGGCTCTGGGGCTGGTCAAGACAGACAGCATTACCCACGGCTACAACCAGGGCGAGGTTGAGGGTGGGTTGGGGAAGAAGGACGAGGGAGCATCCACAGATGAAGATTTAGGGGAGTGCCAGGCTGGTGCCAACACAAAGAAGGGACCATGGGAAAAGGAAGTGCCAAGCTCAAAGGACTgccagagagaggaggaggaggaggaggaggaggacattgCAGAGCAGGCCCAGGCCCCACCCCTGCAGTCTGACAGGGTTTTGCGATTAGCCAACCTGGAGAGAGGAGAGCTGGGGGAAGACTGGGGGGCATCAGGGGAGACGAGAACGGACACTGACAAAGAGCAGGAAGAGGACAGTGAAGAAGGTTGTTCATGGTTGGCTGGAGATGAGGCGGGTGCAGactgtgaggaggaggaggcagcgaggGTTGGGAGGCCAGGGTTAGTGCCACAGGCAGTACCCCTGATTCAGCTACAGCGGCGCTTCCTGCCCGTGGTGGTGTTGGTGGGGGGTGCCGGAGGCACAGTGGAGACACAGCCGGGGGATGAGCGTGTGTACCGCTGCAGGGCATGCCAGGAGAGAGTAGCAGATCTGCAGTCCCTCCTGCAGCACTACCATACCTGCCACCACGCCACAGACAGCCTCCACGCCTGCCACACCTGTGGCCGCTTCTTCACCACCCAGGACATCACCAGGGAACATAGCTGTAGCCAGCAGGCAGTGGAGGAGAAGAAACATGGCAGTAAGCGTACTGTGGGGCATCTGAAATGCAGCTACTGCAGCTTGAGCTTCCGTCGGCGCTACCTCCTCCACAGCCATGAGAGGATTCACACAGGCGTCACCCCGTACCGCTGCAAGCGCTGCGGGCACTACTTCGCCCAGAACTCCACCCTCTTCCGGCACTACAGAAATGTCCCCAACTGTGCCACAAGGCAGGAACCTGGAGGTGGCGGGGGCGGTTTCCCGAGGCCCATAGGCATCTGCCCACCAGCTGAATTTTCACACGGCCACCCTTATGCCAAGCTGGCCGACTGCTTTGTCAAGCTGGTGGACTTCAGAGAAGAGAAGAAGAAGGGGAAGGCAGCGGCTGGGCAACCCCTTGCGGCAGCACCCCCCCTTGCTGCAACTCACGTCTGTGGCGAGTGCGGCAAGGCTTTCCGGAAGCGGTCACAGCTGGTGACCCACAGCCGGGTGCATTCAGATGAACGGCCCTTCCGCTGCCCCTCCTGCCCCAAGAGCTTCAAGTTCCCAGCCAACCGTTTCACCCACATGAAGCTGTCCTGCCCTGGCCAGGCCGCTCGCCTCGCTAACCGGCGTGTGCGTCTGAAGAATGTGGCAGGGGGGCCCTACCGCTGCCCTCTCTGTCCCCGCATCTTCAAGTACTCTTTCAACCGCCACCGCCACCTGCGCGACCAATGTCTGCGGGAGTACGCGCGGCTGGGCCGAGGCCGGCGTGGTGGTTTGTACAAGTGCGCCCTGTGCTCCAGCACCTTTGTCAGCACATCCAACCGTAACCGTCACATGCGCACTGTCTGCCTCAAGGACTACACCCGTCGGGAGAACCAGAGGTccagacagggacagggacagggacaggggcaggggcaggggcatgGGGAAAAGAATAAACAGCCCCAGTTCCAGAAACAAACGTTGGAATCCAGTGACTTTCGTTTCAGTTGCTCCTACTGCCCCGCCACCTTTGCCTTCCTTTCAGGGAAGTGCCGCCACATGAGGAAGCACCGGCAGGCTGAGAAAGGTCAGAGGTCCTGCCTGAAGAGAGCAGTGGTGCCCAGAGAGACCAGAGAAGGAGGGGGTGATGGAAAGGATGGTCGTAGTCACAGCACCCACCTCCCCTTGACCTGTGGCTACTGTTCCAGGCGCTTTGGCACAAACTACCAGCTGCGGACACACCAGCGCTCCCACACGGGCGAACGGCCCTACCGGTGCTTGGAGTGCGGCAGAGCCTTCACGCAGAGCAGCAACCTGCAGCGGCACCAGAAAATCCACCGGCGCAAGGGTGTTCCGTGCCTGGTGTGCCGGAAGCTGTGCGCCACGGTGGGCGAGCTACTCAAGCACAGGCAGGAGCACGTGCAGCGTGGCCAACTGCAGTGCCCTGAATGCCCCCAGCAGTTCAAGTACCCTTCCTTCCTGCGCCGCCACCTACTCAGCCACCGGAGGCAGCAAGGGGAACCAGAGCAGCCACAGTACCGCTGTGAGGTGTGCGAGAAGAGCTTCGTCCAGCTGGCCTCCTTCCACCAGCACCTGGACGGGCACCTGGGTCAGACAGAGTTCCGTTGTCTGAGCTGCCCGCAGGTTTTCTCCTCCATCAAGTCACTGAAGCTGCACCGGTACCAGCACCGGCGTGGGGAGAGCCGGCCTAGCCAGCACCGCTGCCGCTTCTGCAGCAAGGCCTTCAGCGCCGCCAGCGCCCTGATGCGCCACATCCGAATACACACTGGTGAGAGGCCCTTTAGTTGTGCCCGTTGTGGGGAGCGCTTCGCCCGCCAGGAGCCCCTCAAAGTGCACGGGGCCAAGTGCCCTGGGGTGTGCAGGGGGGTGGAGGGGCAGGAGGGCGCCACCAAGGTGAAAGTGAAGGAGGAAAAGGTGGAGGCAGAGGAGAAGGAGGCGGAGGAAGAGAAGTTTAAATTCAAGTGCCAGTACTGCCCCAAAGTCTTCGCCTGGCCCAGTGGACAGAACCGGCACCACAACAACCACCGGGCTGGCAGACTGGTGCCCTGCCCCCACTGCGGCAAGTGCTACCGGCCCGTGCGCCTCCTGACCCACGCCAAGGCCTGTGGTGCTGCGGCTGACCCCTCCCAGCCCGGCAGTGGCAATGCCCACGTCTGTGACAAGTGCGGCCGCACCTTCAGCCAGAGCGGCCACAGCATTTCCCGCTGCAACAAGTGTAAGGGAGCCCCACCCCTCGTCCCTCATCTTGCCCTGCCCCCAGCCCCAGCCGAGCGGGACTACAAGCACAAGTGTCAGTTCTGCCCTAAAGCCTTCGCCTGGTCCAGCAATTTGAGCCGGCACCATCAGAACCATGCCGATGGCAAGCTCATCCCATGCTCGCACTGCGCCAAGTGCTACACTAGGGTCCGGCTACCCAGCCACCAGAAAACATGCAGCTCGAACCCTCAGACCAGCACCCCCCTCTCCAGGAAGGGGGGATGCGATGGGCACCAGAAGGTCCAGTTGCCTAGGAGTGATGCACAGCACCGATACCAATGTCAATTCTGCCCCATGACGCTCGCCGGGCCCGGCAGCCTGCAGAAGCACCACCGCAGCCACCAGGACAAGAAGCTGTTCCCCTGCATCCGGTGTGGCCGCTGTTACGAGAAGCCAGACCTAGCAAAGCACGAGAGCACCTGCACCGACCTCCTCTCCCACGGGTGGCGCAGTGCTCCCACctcctgggcccactcctgcACAAAGTGCGGCCGCGGCTTCAACCGCAAAGACAACCGCGACACACACCAGAGGAGGTGTGGCACCAAGGGCTTCAAAGGTCCAATGGGGCCCAGAACACCTGgggacagaggaggaggaggaggaggaggaggaggtggtggtggCGTCGTTGCCGGGAGGAACAAGTGCCCCCACTGCCCTATCTCCTTTTCCAGCCGCACCATGCTCCAGCGCCACGTGGCAGTGCACACTGGGGTGCGGCCCTTCCCCTGTCAGCACTGTGGCCACACCTTTGCCCGCCTGGACCACTGCTTGCTGCACGAGGGGCGCTGCCAGGGCGTGTTCCGGCCAAGAAAGAGGCGGAGGGTGGTccaggaggagggaggagtggAAAAAGAGGATGCTCGGAGCTCTGAGCCGGGCAAACCGGGGGAGGGAGAGTTCTGCTGCAAGTTTTGCTCCAAGGTGTTCTCCCGGGCTCGCAACCTGCGCCGCCACatcctcacacacactgacgtcAAGCCGTACCGATGTACCCGCTGCCAGGCCTGCTTCTCCCGCCATGACCACCTGCGTCTGCACCGCAATCGCTGCCAAGCCAGGAGGCAGGTCACAACGCACCAGGCCGGGTGTCGGCTGGAGGTGCGGGTGGAGAAGCTGAACCCAAGCCAGCTGGCCGGCGGAGGGGGCTGGAGGCCAGGCGAGGGGGCATTCCACTGCTCCACCTGTGGCAAGAGCTTCTACGCCCGTGTGAACCTGGCTCGCCATGTGGCCATGCTGCACACCACCAACAAGCCCTTCCATTGCTCCCGCTGTGGCAACACCTTCACCATGCAGCGCTCCCTCAAGACCCACCAGATCAACTGCAGGGTGTCTTCAGCCCATGCAAAAGATAAGAGGAAGCATACTCATCAACAGtcccagagagagggggaagaggagaaggagggagaggatgGGGAGGATGGGGAGGATGGGGAGGCCAAGCCCTGCAGGGAGACGTCCAAGCTCCTGAAGCGGATCCAGCGGCACTACTCTGACCAGCGCCAGTTCCGCTGCTCCTACTGCCCTCGCAAGTTCCACACCAAGGAGCAGCGGCGCACACACACGCGGTTGCATACCGGCGAGCGCCCCTATGGCTGTGCCAACTGCGGCGAGCGCTTCATCCGCCGTGATTACCTCAAACGCCACCTCTTCAAGTGCCACCCGGGCCCCCCCTCTCCACAGCCCTTGTCTCCAGGCGTCGGAGAGAGCGCCCTGTGTGAACGCTGCGGGCAGTTCTTCTCTGGCCCCGAACATCTGCGCAGCCACCTGCGCAGCTGTGTGGTCTGTCCCAGGTCTCCCGAGCGTTCCAAGAAGATCCCATCTGTGCCGATGCAGGAGAATAGAGGCTTCTCGTGCGCCAGCTGCGGGGAGCGCTTCCTGCTTTTCTCACAGCTGCAGCACCACTTCCTGTCTATACACCGGGAGGACACCTACACCATGTCGCCAAAGTCCAAACTGGCCGGAACTGCGATAGTCTCTGCAGTGCCACAGCTCAGTGTCAGAGTTAAAGAGGAGCCGGTGGACCAGGAGTACGAGCCGGCTGCTCCTGTGTTGCCAGGCAGTGGGCGAGAGCTGCGCAGTGGGGGCATGGGGGCTAATCCTGGGCCCCAGCAAAGCAGGGAAGTGGAAAAGGCACACCCTTGCTCCTACTGCCTCCTGCGCTTCTGCAGCCGCGGCGCGCTATCCATGCACCTGCGCACACACACCGGCGACTGGCCTTTTGCCTGCCCCGGGTGTCGGCGCGGGTACCTGCGTCGCGACCAGCTGCACAACCACCAGAGGAAGTGCCACGGCGCTATTgccacctccccccccccacccagtgcCCCCCCCAGTGCCCCCACATGCCAGGCCGTGAagcaagaggaggaggaggcagcagTGTCAGTGCCCGACGCCATCCCCCCCGCGCCCCCCCCTTCTCGTGACATGGTGCTGGTCATTAACAGTGGGCCCAAAGCCACTGGCACTGGGGTGCTGCAGACCGGCTTCTCCTGTAAGCCAAGCCGCCTCGGGGGGGAGactggaggaggtggaggagaagGTGTGGATTCCGGAGAGAGGCGTCACTCTCCCCGGATGCCCCAGAGCAGCAAGTACCAGTGCCCAGATTGCGACCAGAGCTTCACTGACGGGCTCCTGCTCATCTGCCACCTGGAAGAGCACGAGCGTCACGCGGGCAGGGGGGCTGGCGGAGGGGAGGGCAAGAGCAGAGGAGGTGGAGTGGGGGGAGTCGCAGAAGGGGAACGCCACCATTGTGACCACTGCGGCAAGAGCTTCAGCCAAGCTGAGGCCCTACAGCGGCACCGCCGGCTCCACGGTGCGAGGGTGCCCTACACCTGCCCTCACTGCCCCCGCACCTTCCGCTACTCCTCAGAGCTGGAGCGCCACCGGGTCCTGCATGACCTAACCCGGCCCCACGTCTGCCCAGTTTGCGCCTACCGCTTCAACAGCTCCAGCTCACTGTCTGCACACTGCCGGATCAATCACCAAGGCAAGGGTGGTGGGGTTCACAAGGACAATGGGAGCCAAGAGCCGTTCAGGTGCCAGCTGTGTAGCAATGTCTATCAGAGCAAGAAGACATACCAGCGGCACATGAAACAGAAGCACACTACAACTGGTTCGGTGGAGGagcaaagggagagagagagggaggcagggagcaGGCAGAGGACGCAGGAGGAGGACGACGAGGATGAGGAAGTGGACGTGGAGGACGTTGATGTAGAAGTGGAGATCGAGGACGATGACCAGCGAGGGGAGGAAAATGATGACAATCGAGATGGCTACtttgaggaagaggaagaggaggaagaggaggagggcgaGGACTCGGACTCGGCGCCCTACTTCCCGTGTCACGTGTGCGGCAAGACCTTCCCCACCTCAGAGAGCCTGGAGGACCACCAGCGCTGCCACCTGGGCGAGAAGCCCCACGAGTGTGCGGAGTGCGGCCGCTGCTTCTTCCAGCTGGCCCATCTGCAGCAGCATGAGCGCAGCCACCGCTCCGAGTTCCAGTGCCTGCCCTGTGGCCGTGGCTTTGTGTCGCTCTTCGCCCTGCGCAAACACCGCCGCACCCATGGCAAGGGCCGGCCCAACCGCTGCCCTAAGTGTTCCCTGTGCTTCAGGCGGCCTTACCGATTGGCCGAGCACCTGGCCACTGCCCACCGGGGAGACAACTTCCCCTGTGACCTCTGTGACCTCACCTTCTCCTCGAAACTGAGCCGGGCGCTGCACCGCAAGGGCCACATCCAGCCACTGGGTGGCTTGCCAATGCCCCTGCCCCCACCGCCACCCCTACTGCCCCCCTCAcccccctccacctcctcctcctcctcctcgcatTCTGTCTCCTACCCTACGAGCGGCCAGGACCTGCAGTACCCATGCACTGTGTGCCGCCTGCGGTTTGCCGACATCGCCCAGCTATCCGAGCATGGCTGCCTGCCCTGCCCTGAACGGCCCCATCCCTGCCCACACTGCCCCCTGCACTTTCTAACCCATGCCCACCTCCAGAAGCACCAGCTTTCCCACCGGCTGTGTACCCCCGTCCACTCCTACCAGTGCTCTCGCTGCCACATGGCCTTCTCGTACCTGCACCACTTCACCAACCACATGAAGCGCCATGCCAGGGATGATGGGGTTGGGCCCAAGGTGACATCCAGTGCTGGTGCAGGTGCAAAGGGGGTTGGGACAGAAGGCCAGAGTGGGTTCCAGTGCCCCCACTGTGCCCTCTCCTTTGCAGACGGTCCTCATCTGGCTGAGCACCTACGGGAGCACCTGCAGACAAAGCCCTACCAGTGCCACACCTGCGGCAAGCACTTTGTGCGCAAGAGTAACCTTACGGTGCACCAGCGGGGCCACGTGGGCGAGGCGCAGTACGAGTGCACTGAGTGCGCCTGCTCCTTTCCCGGCATCCAGGCCTTCCGCCGCCATCTGTGTGCCCGGCGCCAGCAGAGCCAGGAAAGCCCAGTCAGTGGCCCTGCCCACGTGGACAACccacactccccccccccctcctcctcctcctccacctccacccTGTCCCGCTCCCCCTCCCGCTCTCCGGCCCACTCCTCCTCTCCCCGCTCCCAGGCCGGCTCCACCCTGGACTGCCAGGTGTGCGGGAAGCTCTTCTCAGACCCGGCAAAGCTGCGCCGCCACCAGCGCTACCATGTTGGCGAGAGCCCCTTCGAGTGCCAGCTGTGCGGGAACCGCTTTCCCAACCCACGCAAACTGCAGGAACACCACTGTCCTGGCCGGCTGAGTGCTGCTGGGCTCACCGCGACCTCCGAGGCCCCTGCCCACTCCCAGCACCGGCTACAGTGCCCCCGCTGCCCCCAGAGCTTCACTAACATGCGGGGCTTCCTGAAGCACCAGCGCCAGTGTCGCCCCCCCGCTGCCACGCCACAGTGGAGCCCCAGCCAGGGGAGCGGGGATGCAGGGGAGGGTGGGGAGCTCCAGTGTGACATGTGTTGGATGTCCTTTACCCAGGTGTCACAGCTGCGGCGCCACCAGGAGACGCACGTGGGGGAGGTGGTGTATGAGTGTCCAGACTGCGAGAAGGCCTTTGCCTCCttccagctgctgcagcagcacCAGACTGTCCATTCTGCCCTCCCCCACGAGGTTACAGAGACCCACTCCCATGCTCACCCTTCCCAGGCCCCACAGGACCCCCAGGCCCAGCCCCTGTACACAGATGCCAGCACTTCCTCACAGTACATGGTTAATGGAGAATTCCTGTTCTAG